A stretch of Rhizobium sp. TH2 DNA encodes these proteins:
- a CDS encoding alpha-2-macroglobulin family protein has translation MRVFIRFTLLLAALLFSISTSFAAESARTVVTVKDADYFGFDLRSEQEVTLEQCQNICIGDKACKAFTYNTKAQWCFLKSDFNKMNPFPGAVAGKIVTEVAEPDIGAAPPLDFINEYTLGEAERFKDKLVTPDGYQGVGLESAITMARQAVNSGAIDQAMIAFKAALTLDPENADFWAEMANVSTRINNNYEINSQGLSASINAYNLTHTKTSRAKALAILAKSLENNSSYRAGLNAYKASLKLVDDGTVRVAYEDLRFRQGFRVTGNTIDNDSANPRACIQFSEDLVKEGVDYSSFVTLDGVAPKALDAKGSQICVEGLQHGQRYKIAVREGLPSSVEESLLAQVDIDAYVKDRSPSVRFTGDSFVLPSTARHGIPLVSINSDSADLKLYRIGDRNITSLLQNSQFLSQMDGYNATRIEEQQGELVWKGSIDIKPELNKEIITSFPVDEALPERKPGVYVLTAISKQSNASDWEAKATQWFVVSDLGISTYAGTDGLNVFVRSLSTAKPAANIKLTLLAKNNEILGTANTDADGRVMLSAGLIRGTAAMTPAFLTATDGAKDYVFLDLTRAGFDLSDRGVTGRPAPGAIDVLSWTERGIYRVGETVHVAALARDISGQAIEKLPLTFVFLRPDGVEDRRIVSSGGQLGGYSVDLALQDSSMRGSWVMQVFTDPKEPAISTVSFLVDDFVPDRTEFTMTAADEAITAGQPEAISVDGRYLYGAPAAGLELEGDVAIKPTRTRNEFPGYMFGLADEESSDGTTVALENLEALDDEGRTSFEVMLPDLPSTTQFLNANITVRMSEPGGRAVERYMTLPVNSGNEMIGIKPEFQGDLAENSIGNFHVIGLDATGKKTPMTGLKWKLLRIERQYQWYRDGGTWRYEPISSSQQMQTGTLDLTADGGKISVPATWGRYRLEIESAATDGPTSSLEFDAGWYVEATSTETPDGLEIALDKENYKVGDIAKLKISPRFAGEALINVGTESVLISKNATIAKEGGEIEIPVTADLGSGAYITATLFRPGDSQDSRMPMRSIGIKWLDVDPGENKLAITLNAPEQTLPRQPLEIAVDVKGAGANEEAYITLAAVDVGILNLTSYAPPDPDGWYFGQRMLGLEIRDLYGRLIDGSLGLTGRLRTGGDGNGALDASPPTEKLVAFFAGPVKLDAQGKAVVKFDIPQFNGTARLMAVAWTKTGVGHAVKDVVIRDPIVVTASLPRFLAPGDEAQFRLDIANTDLPSGDYKLSLISNPSVSIIPDVTAKTIKLEAKGKSDFTIPIKGGLAGDGVITVKVEGPNGFSIEQALNVNVRPSTLPLTERRLVRIDPGRSLSLDSQLLADSIMQGASVSLNLTRSPAFDVPALLMTLDRYPYGCAEQTTSRAMPLLYLSELSKSSGIAEDAATKKRVQEAIYRVLSYQSSSGSFGLWSPGSGDMWLDAYVTDFLTRAREQKFEVPEQALVQALDNLENQLGYDNNVSVRGNEMAYALYVLARNRRAAISDLRYYADTMLKDFPTELARGHIAASLALYGDRERSERIFASVANMSSMLVNVSLARSDYGSALRDDAAILALAAESRPQSAVVPELAKLVARDWERTTWLSTQEQTWMVLAARAIKDGDQDIRVSVNGTLKQGGFQSRMSGEQLLANPLEVVNTANEPVTAVITSVASPKTPLTAGGDGFEISRAYYTLDGEEANVSEATQNERYVVVLTVKPKNDLQTRMMVTDLLPAGFQIDNPGLVNSASLGTFDWLPETEAAHLEFRYDRFLAAIDRYPGDRSDVTLAYVVRAVTPGTYDHPAASVEDMYRPQLYARSAAGKMKVVAP, from the coding sequence ATGCGCGTCTTTATCCGTTTCACTCTCTTGCTCGCTGCACTTCTCTTCTCGATATCTACGTCGTTTGCCGCCGAAAGCGCGCGAACGGTCGTGACGGTCAAGGATGCCGATTATTTCGGCTTCGACCTCCGTTCCGAGCAGGAAGTGACGCTCGAACAGTGCCAGAATATCTGCATCGGCGACAAAGCCTGCAAAGCCTTCACCTACAACACGAAGGCGCAGTGGTGCTTCCTGAAATCCGATTTCAACAAGATGAACCCGTTCCCGGGCGCCGTCGCGGGCAAAATCGTCACCGAGGTGGCCGAGCCCGATATCGGCGCCGCCCCGCCGCTCGATTTCATCAACGAATACACTTTGGGTGAAGCCGAGCGCTTCAAGGATAAGCTCGTGACCCCTGACGGCTATCAGGGCGTCGGGCTCGAAAGCGCAATCACAATGGCGCGCCAGGCTGTGAATTCAGGCGCGATCGACCAAGCGATGATCGCCTTCAAGGCCGCCTTGACGCTCGACCCTGAAAATGCCGACTTCTGGGCGGAAATGGCCAATGTCTCGACCCGCATCAACAACAATTACGAGATCAACTCCCAGGGCCTGAGCGCCTCCATCAACGCCTACAACCTGACGCACACCAAGACCTCGCGCGCCAAGGCATTGGCGATCCTGGCGAAATCGCTCGAAAACAATTCGAGCTATCGCGCCGGCCTCAACGCCTACAAGGCCAGCCTGAAGCTGGTCGATGACGGCACGGTCCGCGTCGCCTATGAAGACCTGCGCTTCCGCCAGGGCTTCCGCGTCACCGGTAATACGATCGACAATGACAGCGCCAATCCGCGCGCCTGCATCCAGTTCTCGGAAGATCTGGTCAAGGAGGGCGTGGATTATTCCTCCTTCGTGACGCTCGATGGCGTGGCACCCAAGGCGCTCGACGCCAAGGGATCGCAGATTTGCGTCGAAGGCCTGCAGCATGGTCAGCGTTACAAGATCGCCGTCCGCGAGGGCCTTCCCTCGTCGGTCGAGGAATCGCTGCTGGCACAGGTCGATATCGACGCATACGTCAAGGATCGCAGCCCGAGCGTCCGTTTCACCGGCGACAGCTTCGTGCTGCCGAGCACCGCCCGTCACGGCATTCCGCTCGTCTCGATCAATTCCGACAGCGCCGACCTGAAACTCTACCGGATCGGCGACCGCAACATCACCTCGCTGCTGCAGAATTCGCAGTTCCTCAGCCAGATGGACGGCTACAACGCTACGCGCATCGAAGAACAGCAGGGCGAACTCGTCTGGAAGGGCTCGATCGACATCAAGCCCGAGCTGAACAAGGAAATCATCACCAGCTTCCCGGTCGATGAAGCACTGCCCGAGCGCAAGCCGGGCGTCTATGTGCTGACCGCCATCTCCAAGCAGTCCAATGCCAGCGATTGGGAAGCCAAAGCCACCCAGTGGTTCGTGGTCTCCGATCTCGGCATCTCGACATATGCCGGCACCGATGGCCTCAACGTCTTCGTCCGCTCGCTGTCGACCGCCAAGCCGGCCGCCAATATCAAGCTGACGCTGCTCGCCAAGAACAATGAAATCCTCGGCACTGCGAACACCGATGCCGACGGCCGTGTGATGCTTTCGGCGGGCCTGATACGCGGCACTGCCGCCATGACGCCTGCATTCCTGACCGCGACCGATGGCGCCAAGGACTATGTGTTCCTCGACCTGACGCGCGCGGGCTTCGATCTCTCCGATCGCGGCGTCACCGGCCGTCCGGCTCCGGGCGCGATCGATGTGCTGTCCTGGACCGAACGCGGCATCTACCGCGTCGGCGAAACCGTGCATGTCGCCGCCCTGGCGCGTGACATCTCGGGCCAGGCGATCGAAAAGCTGCCGCTCACCTTCGTCTTCCTGCGTCCCGATGGCGTCGAGGATCGCCGCATCGTATCCAGTGGTGGGCAGCTCGGTGGCTATTCCGTCGATCTCGCGCTGCAGGACAGTTCCATGCGCGGCTCGTGGGTGATGCAGGTCTTCACCGATCCCAAGGAGCCGGCGATCAGCACGGTCAGCTTCCTGGTCGATGATTTCGTGCCCGATCGCACGGAATTCACCATGACGGCTGCCGACGAGGCGATCACCGCCGGCCAGCCAGAGGCGATTTCCGTCGATGGCCGCTATCTCTATGGGGCGCCGGCTGCCGGCCTTGAGCTCGAAGGCGATGTGGCCATCAAGCCGACCCGCACCCGCAACGAGTTCCCGGGCTACATGTTCGGTCTCGCCGACGAGGAATCGTCCGATGGTACGACGGTGGCGCTCGAGAACCTCGAAGCCCTGGATGACGAAGGCAGGACGAGCTTCGAAGTGATGCTGCCCGACCTGCCATCGACGACGCAGTTCCTCAACGCCAATATCACCGTGCGCATGAGCGAGCCCGGCGGCCGGGCCGTCGAGCGTTACATGACGCTGCCGGTCAATTCCGGCAACGAGATGATCGGCATCAAGCCCGAATTCCAGGGTGACCTCGCCGAGAATTCGATCGGCAATTTCCATGTCATCGGCCTTGATGCCACTGGCAAGAAGACGCCGATGACCGGTCTCAAGTGGAAGCTCCTCCGCATCGAGCGCCAGTATCAGTGGTACCGCGATGGTGGCACCTGGCGTTATGAGCCGATCTCCTCCAGCCAGCAGATGCAAACCGGCACGCTCGACCTGACGGCGGACGGCGGCAAGATCTCGGTGCCCGCAACCTGGGGCCGCTACCGCCTGGAAATCGAATCGGCAGCCACTGACGGTCCGACGTCCAGCCTGGAATTCGATGCCGGCTGGTATGTCGAAGCAACCTCGACCGAAACGCCGGATGGCCTTGAAATCGCGCTCGACAAGGAAAACTACAAGGTTGGCGACATCGCCAAGCTCAAGATCTCGCCGCGCTTTGCCGGCGAGGCGCTGATCAATGTCGGCACTGAAAGCGTGCTGATCTCCAAGAACGCCACCATCGCCAAGGAAGGCGGCGAGATCGAGATCCCGGTCACCGCCGATCTCGGTTCCGGTGCCTATATCACCGCGACGCTCTTCCGTCCGGGCGATTCCCAGGACAGCCGCATGCCGATGCGTTCCATCGGCATCAAGTGGCTGGACGTGGATCCGGGCGAAAACAAGCTCGCGATCACGCTCAATGCTCCGGAACAGACCCTGCCGCGCCAGCCGCTCGAAATCGCGGTCGACGTCAAGGGTGCCGGCGCCAATGAGGAAGCCTACATCACGCTTGCCGCGGTCGACGTCGGCATTCTCAACCTGACGAGCTATGCGCCGCCGGATCCGGACGGCTGGTATTTCGGCCAGCGCATGCTGGGTCTCGAAATCCGCGACCTCTATGGCCGCCTGATCGATGGATCGCTTGGGCTTACCGGCCGGCTTCGCACCGGTGGTGATGGCAACGGCGCGCTGGATGCCAGCCCGCCGACCGAAAAGCTCGTGGCCTTCTTCGCGGGCCCCGTGAAGCTCGATGCGCAGGGCAAGGCGGTCGTCAAGTTCGACATCCCGCAGTTCAACGGCACGGCCCGTCTGATGGCGGTTGCCTGGACCAAGACCGGCGTCGGCCACGCCGTCAAGGACGTGGTGATCCGCGATCCGATCGTCGTGACTGCCAGCTTGCCACGGTTCCTGGCGCCGGGAGACGAAGCACAGTTCCGTCTCGATATTGCCAATACTGATCTTCCATCGGGCGATTACAAGCTCAGCCTGATCTCCAACCCCTCGGTCTCGATCATCCCCGATGTGACGGCCAAGACGATCAAGCTCGAAGCCAAGGGCAAGTCGGACTTCACCATCCCGATCAAGGGCGGCCTGGCGGGTGACGGTGTCATCACGGTCAAGGTCGAAGGACCGAACGGGTTCTCGATCGAGCAGGCGCTCAACGTCAATGTTCGTCCTTCGACATTGCCGCTCACCGAACGCCGGCTGGTGCGGATCGATCCGGGCCGCAGCCTGTCGCTGGACAGCCAGTTGCTCGCCGACAGCATCATGCAGGGTGCCTCGGTCAGTCTGAACCTGACGCGCTCGCCCGCCTTCGACGTGCCGGCGCTACTGATGACGCTCGACCGCTACCCCTATGGCTGCGCCGAGCAGACGACGAGCCGCGCGATGCCGCTGCTCTATCTCTCTGAACTCTCCAAGTCCTCCGGCATTGCCGAGGATGCAGCGACGAAGAAGCGGGTGCAGGAGGCGATCTACCGCGTCCTTTCCTACCAGTCGTCCTCGGGTAGCTTCGGCCTGTGGTCGCCCGGCTCCGGCGACATGTGGCTCGATGCCTATGTCACCGACTTCCTGACCCGTGCCCGCGAACAGAAGTTCGAGGTTCCGGAACAGGCTCTGGTGCAGGCGCTCGACAATCTCGAAAACCAGCTCGGCTATGACAATAACGTCTCCGTGCGCGGCAACGAGATGGCCTATGCGCTCTATGTGCTGGCCCGCAATCGCCGCGCGGCGATCAGCGACCTGCGCTACTATGCCGACACGATGCTGAAGGACTTCCCGACCGAACTCGCCCGTGGCCATATCGCCGCGTCCCTGGCGCTCTATGGTGACCGTGAACGTTCTGAACGGATCTTCGCAAGCGTTGCCAACATGTCGAGCATGCTGGTCAATGTCAGCCTGGCACGCTCCGACTATGGTTCCGCGCTGCGCGACGATGCGGCGATCCTGGCGCTGGCGGCCGAAAGCCGTCCGCAGAGCGCGGTCGTGCCGGAACTCGCCAAGCTCGTGGCCCGCGATTGGGAACGCACGACGTGGCTCTCCACCCAGGAACAGACCTGGATGGTGCTTGCCGCCCGCGCGATCAAGGATGGCGACCAGGATATCCGAGTCTCGGTCAATGGAACGCTCAAGCAGGGCGGTTTCCAGAGCCGGATGTCGGGTGAGCAACTGCTCGCAAACCCGCTTGAAGTGGTCAACACGGCCAATGAACCGGTAACCGCGGTGATCACCTCGGTCGCTTCGCCCAAGACTCCGCTGACCGCTGGTGGCGACGGCTTCGAAATCTCGCGCGCCTATTACACGCTCGATGGTGAAGAGGCCAATGTCAGCGAAGCCACGCAGAACGAACGCTATGTCGTGGTTCTCACGGTCAAGCCGAAGAACGACCTCCAGACCCGGATGATGGTCACCGACCTTCTGCCGGCTGGTTTCCAGATCGACAATCCGGGCCTGGTCAACAGCGCCAGCCTCGGCACGTTCGACTGGCTGCCCGAGACGGAAGCCGCTCACCTCGAGTTCCGTTATGACCGGTTCCTGGCGGCCATCGACCGCTATCCCGGCGACCGGAGCGATGTGACGCTGGCCTATGTCGTCCGTGCGGTCACACCCGGCACCTACGACCATCCAGCCGCAAGCGTCGAGGACATGTATCGTCCTCAGCTCTACGCCCGCAGCGCAGCCGGCAAGATGAAGGTGGTGGCGCCGTAA
- a CDS encoding ATP-binding protein — translation MESVLGTWDAADGDGAIVIEPAPGPLLGVDFSRGLPGLDDLATFVHPDDLAGLRRAVLDLLGGRSKAMIVEFRVRHADGNWIWIEASGRLKGKNLSGVWADISVRMASLARKDEAVSRVHQFAAAASHDLIGPLRHIAMYGDLLLEDFGTGTTQEKRQMLVTMAEKARQLQVLTKRLIAFSTGTAAPEFRAVPLDETLRDVSQMLADPLEQSKAKLSWGDLPTVTGDPVLIEKVFANLIANALEWAGGHSPEIQISASTSGSNAIILVADNGTGIDPRYATRIFDAFWSVPKQNGEKGAGLGLSVCKSILHALEGDIRLRRSSREDGSVFEITLPLNR, via the coding sequence ATGGAAAGCGTATTGGGTACCTGGGATGCTGCGGACGGAGATGGCGCGATCGTGATCGAGCCGGCTCCCGGTCCGTTGCTTGGTGTCGATTTCTCACGAGGCCTGCCCGGACTCGATGATCTCGCGACCTTCGTGCATCCCGACGACCTGGCCGGTCTTCGCCGCGCCGTCCTCGATCTCCTCGGTGGAAGATCGAAAGCGATGATCGTGGAGTTTCGCGTCCGGCATGCCGATGGGAATTGGATCTGGATCGAGGCGAGCGGCCGCCTGAAAGGCAAAAATCTCTCCGGCGTCTGGGCAGATATTTCCGTCCGCATGGCCTCTCTTGCGCGGAAGGACGAAGCCGTCTCGCGCGTACATCAATTTGCCGCCGCCGCGTCGCACGATCTGATCGGGCCGCTCCGTCATATCGCCATGTATGGTGATCTCCTTTTGGAGGATTTCGGCACCGGCACCACCCAGGAAAAGCGCCAGATGCTGGTCACCATGGCTGAGAAGGCGCGTCAGCTGCAGGTGCTGACCAAACGCCTCATCGCCTTTTCGACCGGCACGGCGGCGCCTGAATTTCGCGCGGTGCCGCTCGATGAGACCCTGCGCGACGTCTCGCAAATGCTCGCCGACCCCCTGGAACAATCGAAGGCAAAACTGTCGTGGGGAGACCTGCCCACCGTCACGGGTGATCCGGTCCTCATCGAGAAGGTCTTCGCCAACCTCATCGCGAACGCGCTGGAATGGGCAGGGGGACACTCGCCGGAAATCCAAATCTCCGCTTCGACCTCAGGCAGCAATGCCATCATCCTGGTCGCCGACAACGGCACGGGCATCGACCCGCGCTATGCCACACGGATTTTCGACGCGTTCTGGAGCGTGCCCAAGCAGAACGGAGAGAAGGGAGCCGGCCTCGGCCTATCGGTGTGCAAGTCGATCCTGCACGCGCTGGAAGGCGATATCAGGCTGCGGCGCAGTTCCCGTGAAGATGGCAGCGTTTTCGAGATCACGCTGCCCCTGAACAGGTGA
- the pbpC gene encoding penicillin-binding protein 1C: MTIKRTLTILTLIQAVFAAGITWAIAWADQAYPPPLEQALVNSREVLDADGRLLRAFTTPDSRWRLKVSAADVDPQFIRMLIAYEDQRFYDHRGIDLWALGRAGLQLATHGRIVSGGSTLSMQVARLSEPREGRSFSSKFLQMARAVQIERRLSKAEILDLYLNLAPYGGNLEGVRSASLAYFGKEPRRLSVADAALLVALPQLPERRRPDRFHKNAEAARERVLRRMAVASVIGDGEADRAIIFPVPKKRKALPSLAAHLSEAALRKWPERTAHKTTLRRDVQQALEQVAREASKKLGPKLSVAIVMADVKTGEILGEVGSADYLDATRSGWIDMTRQLRSPGSALKPFVYGLGFEEGIIAQQTIIEDRPADFFGYRPKNFDMTYQGDVTIREALQKSLNVPAVRILDAIGPSRLQVRFRRAGVKLVLPVGEAPGLAIALGGAGITLKDLVQLYAGLANRGRPVKLGDGVHEDPDKIESAPILDSVAAWQIADILSGVKPPVGSVDSGIAYKTGTSYGYRDAWSVGFDGRHVVGVWIGRADNGAIPGLAGYKSAAPILFEAFRRSGVAIVALPTAPAGALRLSERELPASLKRFSHTGSGLISFSAKEPAPQIVYPPEGAEVDLGFAMGDATPLAIKLQGGRPPFRWLANGVAMPDVTRKRVFNWRPDGSGFSTLTVIDATGRAASVRVFLN; encoded by the coding sequence ATGACTATCAAACGGACGCTCACGATCCTGACCCTGATCCAGGCGGTTTTCGCCGCCGGGATCACCTGGGCCATTGCCTGGGCCGACCAGGCCTATCCGCCACCGCTCGAGCAGGCGCTGGTGAATTCCCGTGAAGTCCTGGATGCCGACGGGCGCCTGCTCCGTGCATTCACGACGCCGGACAGCCGCTGGCGGCTGAAAGTGTCTGCTGCCGATGTCGATCCGCAATTCATCCGCATGCTGATCGCCTATGAGGATCAGCGTTTCTACGACCATCGCGGCATCGACCTCTGGGCGCTCGGCCGTGCTGGCTTGCAGCTCGCCACCCATGGCCGGATCGTGTCCGGCGGCTCGACATTGTCGATGCAGGTCGCGCGGCTGAGCGAGCCGCGTGAAGGCCGCTCCTTCTCGTCGAAGTTTCTGCAAATGGCGCGTGCCGTGCAGATCGAGCGGCGTCTTTCCAAGGCCGAGATCCTCGACCTGTATCTCAACCTCGCGCCCTATGGCGGCAATCTCGAGGGCGTCCGTTCCGCAAGCCTTGCCTATTTCGGCAAGGAACCGCGCCGGCTTTCGGTGGCCGATGCTGCACTCCTCGTCGCGCTGCCGCAGCTGCCCGAACGCCGCCGGCCCGACCGTTTCCATAAGAACGCGGAAGCGGCGCGCGAGCGCGTGCTGCGGCGCATGGCCGTTGCCAGTGTGATCGGCGATGGCGAGGCGGACCGCGCCATCATCTTCCCCGTGCCGAAGAAGCGGAAGGCGCTGCCATCGCTGGCCGCGCATCTCTCCGAGGCGGCGCTGCGCAAGTGGCCCGAACGTACCGCCCACAAGACGACGCTCCGCCGCGATGTACAACAAGCGCTGGAGCAGGTTGCACGCGAGGCCTCCAAGAAGCTCGGCCCCAAGCTCTCCGTCGCTATCGTCATGGCCGACGTCAAAACGGGCGAGATCCTCGGCGAGGTCGGCTCGGCCGACTATCTCGATGCGACCCGCTCAGGCTGGATCGACATGACCCGCCAACTCCGTTCGCCCGGCTCGGCGCTCAAGCCCTTCGTCTACGGTCTTGGTTTCGAAGAGGGCATCATCGCCCAGCAGACCATTATCGAAGATCGTCCGGCCGACTTCTTCGGCTACCGGCCGAAGAATTTCGACATGACCTACCAAGGCGACGTGACGATCCGCGAAGCGCTGCAGAAGAGTCTCAACGTGCCGGCCGTGCGTATCCTCGATGCGATCGGGCCGTCGCGGCTGCAGGTGCGTTTCCGTCGCGCCGGCGTCAAGCTGGTGCTGCCGGTGGGCGAAGCGCCTGGCCTTGCCATTGCACTCGGTGGCGCGGGAATCACGCTCAAGGACCTGGTGCAGCTTTATGCCGGCCTCGCCAATCGCGGCAGGCCGGTCAAGCTCGGTGACGGCGTGCATGAAGACCCAGACAAGATCGAAAGCGCGCCGATCCTCGATTCCGTGGCCGCCTGGCAGATCGCCGACATCCTTTCGGGGGTGAAGCCGCCGGTCGGATCGGTCGATAGCGGCATCGCCTACAAGACCGGCACTAGCTACGGCTATCGCGACGCCTGGTCGGTCGGCTTCGATGGCCGCCATGTCGTGGGTGTCTGGATCGGCCGCGCCGACAATGGCGCTATCCCGGGCCTGGCTGGATACAAGTCGGCGGCGCCGATCCTGTTCGAGGCCTTCAGGCGGTCCGGTGTGGCGATCGTCGCCCTGCCGACGGCGCCTGCCGGAGCGCTGCGGTTAAGCGAACGGGAGTTGCCCGCCAGCTTGAAGCGCTTCTCGCATACGGGATCGGGCCTGATCTCCTTCTCCGCCAAGGAACCGGCGCCGCAGATCGTCTATCCGCCCGAAGGCGCCGAAGTGGATCTCGGCTTCGCGATGGGCGATGCGACACCACTCGCAATCAAGCTCCAGGGCGGACGCCCACCTTTCCGCTGGCTCGCGAACGGTGTCGCCATGCCCGATGTCACGCGCAAGCGCGTCTTCAACTGGCGGCCGGACGGATCCGGATTCTCGACACTCACGGTCATCGATGCGACAGGTCGCGCGGCAAGCGTTCGCGTTTTCTTGAATTGA
- a CDS encoding biopolymer transporter Tol yields MTPKPDFARHGRELAPNQTSQLVVIDIESGGQTIVFTADEIIEAPNWTPDGQTLIFNTGGEIWRIDTEGKTAPQRIDTGRLHDLNNDHVLSPDGRTLYLSSNDGHLYSVPVTGGEPVRVSNQHDTPFHYYLHGISRDGETLAYVAVEGAGEGRRINIFTIPSKGGPDTRLTDLAKPHDGPEYSPDGEWIYFGSERASELPGHSQLFRMRPDGSGVEQLTFDDRVNWFPHPSPDGRQIVYLSYPPGTLGHPPDKAVILRLMTPEGLNIRDVAAFNGGQGTINVNSWAPDSRRFAYVAYPFGS; encoded by the coding sequence ATGACGCCAAAACCGGACTTTGCTCGCCACGGCCGCGAACTGGCACCGAACCAGACCTCGCAGCTTGTCGTGATCGATATCGAGAGCGGCGGGCAGACTATCGTCTTTACGGCCGACGAGATCATCGAGGCGCCGAACTGGACGCCGGATGGTCAAACCCTGATCTTCAATACCGGTGGCGAGATCTGGCGGATCGATACAGAGGGAAAGACTGCGCCTCAACGCATCGACACAGGACGCCTGCACGACCTCAACAACGATCACGTCCTGTCACCCGATGGCCGGACGCTCTATCTGAGCTCCAACGACGGCCATCTCTATTCTGTCCCGGTCACGGGCGGCGAGCCGGTACGCGTCTCCAATCAGCATGACACGCCCTTCCACTATTACCTCCACGGCATTTCGCGGGATGGCGAGACGCTCGCCTATGTGGCGGTGGAAGGCGCCGGCGAGGGCCGGCGCATCAACATCTTCACCATCCCGTCCAAGGGTGGACCGGACACGCGCCTGACCGATCTCGCAAAGCCGCATGACGGGCCGGAATATTCGCCGGATGGAGAATGGATTTATTTCGGCTCCGAGCGCGCCTCCGAATTGCCTGGCCATTCGCAACTATTCCGCATGCGGCCGGATGGCTCCGGCGTCGAGCAACTGACCTTCGACGATCGCGTCAACTGGTTTCCGCATCCCTCGCCGGATGGCAGGCAGATCGTCTATCTCAGCTATCCCCCCGGCACGCTTGGCCACCCGCCGGACAAGGCCGTTATCCTCCGATTGATGACGCCGGAGGGCCTGAATATCCGCGATGTCGCGGCTTTCAACGGCGGCCAGGGGACCATCAACGTCAACAGCTGGGCGCCGGATTCCCGCCGGTTCGCTTATGTCGCCTATCCCTTTGGAAGCTGA
- the nagA gene encoding N-acetylglucosamine-6-phosphate deacetylase — MSIKAITGGRIFDGDVWHDGKSLIVDGGKIAAVTSEIPASAERVDADGALIIPGFIDLQVNGGGGAMFNDQPTPDGIKRIIRAHAKFGTTKLLPTLITDNREITAEARKAGREAAARNMPGFLGIHLEGPHLSVSRKGAHDPKLIRPMETADLDALRAYRKEAGLLLTTLAPESVSLDQVRALAATGVTVSLGHTDTTCANALDYFAAGARMVTHLFNAMSPLSHREPGLVGAALHSQSAFAGMIADGFHIDPVSMGVALRAKSGPGKIFIVTDAMSTIGTDETGLMLNGRQVFREGGRLTLADGTLAGADIDMLSSVLFVHRALGYPLEEAIRMASLYPAEAMGLADTHGSLRPGRVADFILLEPSLSIRSVFIDGEELG; from the coding sequence ATGAGCATCAAGGCGATCACGGGCGGACGCATTTTCGACGGCGATGTCTGGCACGACGGCAAGAGCCTGATTGTCGATGGCGGCAAGATCGCGGCCGTGACCAGCGAGATTCCGGCCAGCGCCGAGCGCGTAGATGCGGATGGTGCGCTCATCATTCCCGGCTTCATCGACCTGCAGGTCAATGGCGGCGGCGGGGCGATGTTCAACGACCAGCCGACGCCTGACGGCATTAAGCGTATCATCCGCGCGCATGCGAAATTCGGCACGACGAAACTTCTGCCGACGCTGATCACCGATAACAGGGAGATCACGGCGGAAGCACGGAAAGCAGGCAGGGAAGCGGCGGCGCGCAATATGCCCGGTTTCCTTGGCATACATCTCGAAGGCCCGCACCTCTCGGTGTCCCGCAAGGGTGCCCACGATCCGAAACTCATCCGGCCGATGGAGACCGCTGATCTCGATGCGTTGCGGGCGTACCGCAAGGAAGCGGGACTGCTGCTGACGACGCTTGCGCCCGAAAGCGTCTCGCTCGATCAGGTCCGCGCGCTCGCTGCCACGGGCGTGACGGTCAGCCTCGGCCACACCGACACGACCTGCGCCAACGCGCTCGATTATTTCGCCGCCGGCGCGCGGATGGTGACGCATCTCTTCAACGCCATGAGCCCGCTCTCCCACCGCGAACCGGGTCTGGTTGGCGCGGCGCTGCATTCGCAGTCGGCCTTCGCCGGCATGATCGCCGATGGTTTCCATATCGATCCGGTGTCCATGGGCGTGGCGCTACGGGCCAAATCAGGGCCGGGCAAGATCTTCATCGTCACCGATGCCATGTCGACAATAGGCACCGACGAGACGGGGCTGATGCTCAACGGCCGCCAGGTGTTCCGCGAGGGCGGTCGGCTGACGCTGGCCGATGGCACGCTGGCGGGCGCCGATATCGACATGCTGAGTTCGGTGCTCTTCGTCCATCGCGCGCTCGGCTATCCGCTGGAGGAAGCCATCCGCATGGCCTCGCTCTATCCCGCCGAGGCGATGGGCCTGGCCGATACCCATGGCAGTCTGCGACCGGGCCGCGTGGCCGACTTTATTCTGCTCGAACCGTCGCTTTCGATCCGTTCGGTCTTTATCGACGGCGAGGAACTGGGGTAG
- a CDS encoding response regulator, with the protein MNATVKTAPDSERIKILMVDDEILEFKVLQQKMKAAPDYVIDAEFAQSIEEAVERTKQVPFELILVDNRLLPNNDFRETVPRLREIGYTGPIGVVSSDISDSYFQEFEDFGVDFRIGKDEIDYHALRHIISEYVSYKVPEAWREDMK; encoded by the coding sequence ATGAATGCCACCGTCAAAACAGCGCCGGACAGCGAGCGCATCAAGATTCTCATGGTCGATGACGAGATTCTCGAGTTCAAGGTGCTGCAGCAAAAGATGAAGGCAGCGCCGGACTATGTGATCGATGCCGAGTTCGCCCAGTCCATCGAGGAAGCCGTCGAGCGCACCAAGCAGGTGCCTTTCGAACTGATTCTGGTCGATAACCGGCTGCTGCCCAACAACGACTTCCGCGAGACCGTGCCGCGCCTGCGCGAGATCGGCTATACCGGCCCGATCGGTGTCGTCTCTTCCGACATTTCGGATTCCTATTTCCAGGAGTTCGAGGACTTCGGCGTCGATTTCCGCATCGGCAAGGACGAGATCGACTATCACGCGCTACGCCACATCATCAGCGAATATGTGAGCTACAAGGTTCCCGAGGCCTGGCGCGAGGACATGAAATAG